In one window of uncultured Acetobacteroides sp. DNA:
- a CDS encoding DUF255 domain-containing protein: protein MRLTKYLFAALMLLAFASKAQEPSPIRWMTIEEALSASEKNPKKIIVDIYTDWCGWCKVMDRETFSTPAVASYITENYYAVKLNAEKQGSFTYKGKVYSLETTNGRSINTFVLAISNGSIGYPTTAYLDESQNVLTLLSGYQKPQQLLPILKYLKADLYKSMSFEDFMKQEQAKATAPQETPAP from the coding sequence ATGAGGCTAACAAAGTACCTATTTGCCGCACTTATGCTGCTAGCATTCGCGTCAAAAGCGCAGGAGCCATCTCCAATTCGATGGATGACCATTGAGGAGGCGCTGAGCGCTTCGGAGAAGAATCCGAAGAAAATCATCGTTGATATCTACACCGATTGGTGCGGCTGGTGCAAGGTTATGGACAGGGAGACTTTCAGCACCCCTGCGGTGGCGAGCTACATCACCGAAAACTACTACGCGGTGAAGCTGAATGCCGAGAAGCAAGGCTCCTTTACCTACAAGGGCAAGGTTTACTCCCTCGAAACAACCAACGGAAGATCGATAAATACATTTGTGCTTGCCATCTCGAATGGTAGCATTGGATATCCGACAACCGCCTACCTTGATGAGTCGCAGAACGTGCTAACGCTGCTATCCGGCTACCAAAAGCCCCAGCAGCTGCTGCCCATCCTTAAGTACCTCAAAGCCGACCTTTATAAAAGCATGAGCTTCGAAGATTTCATGAAGCAAGAGCAGGCAAAAGCAACGGCACCTCAGGAAACACCGGCACCTTAA
- a CDS encoding DUF3467 domain-containing protein, which yields MEDSNQHPDLNIELNDEVAQGVYSNLVVISHSSSEFVLDFIRIMPGMPKAQVKSRTILTAEHAKRLLMALQDNIQKYEQHFGEIKIKEMEPIIPMPFSSSSNGQA from the coding sequence ATGGAAGATAGCAATCAGCATCCAGACCTAAACATTGAGCTAAACGACGAAGTGGCTCAAGGGGTATACTCGAACCTTGTCGTTATTTCGCACTCGTCCTCTGAATTTGTACTCGATTTCATTAGAATTATGCCTGGGATGCCCAAGGCTCAGGTAAAATCTCGTACGATTTTAACTGCCGAACATGCCAAGCGTTTGCTAATGGCCCTTCAGGACAATATTCAGAAATACGAGCAGCATTTCGGCGAAATTAAGATTAAGGAGATGGAACCTATTATTCCAATGCCTTTTTCGAGTAGCAGCAACGGGCAGGCTTAG
- the rpoC gene encoding DNA-directed RNA polymerase subunit beta' → MSFRRENKVKTNFTKISIGLASPEEILERSSGEVLKPETINYRTYKPERDGLFCERIFGPVKDYECHCGKYKRIRYKGIVCDRCGVEVTEKKVRRERMGHISLVVPVAHIWYFRTLPNKIGYLLGIPSKKLDAVVYYERYVVIQAGIKAVDGIKEMDQLSEEEYLDILDTLPKENQYLDDSDPNKFIAGMGAEALYQLLERTELDDLSYSLRHKANTETSQQRKSEALKRLNVVEAFRESKGINRPEWMILKVVPVIPPELRPLVPLDGGRFATSDLNDLYRRVIIRNNRLKRLIEIKAPEVILRNEKRMLQEAVDSLFDNSRKSNAVKTEANRPLKSLSDSLKGKQGRFRQNLLGKRVDYSARSVIVGGPELKMHECGIPKDMAAELYKPFVIRKLIERGIVKTVKSAKKIVDRKDPVVWDILENVIKGHPIMLNRAPTLHRLGIQAFQPKLIEGKAIQLHPLSCTAFNADFDGDQMAVHLPLGNAAILEAQILMLGAHNILNPANGAPITVPSQDMVLGLYYITKERKGAKGEGTIFYSPEEVIIAYNEKAVELHAIIKVNYPQYDADGNVIGHELIDTTVGRVIFNQNVPYEMGFIDELATKKSLRDTISQVFKKCGTAKTAKFLDDIKDLGYGMAFRGGLSFNLDDVLIPKEKQELIRDGYAQVDEVVANYNMGFITNNERYNQIIDIWTHTNAKITQILLKQLKEDRQGFNSVYMMLDSGARGSKEQIRQLSGMRGLMAKPQKSGAEGGQIIENPILANFKEGLSVLEYFISTHGARKGLADTALKTADAGYLTRRLVDVSHDVIISEVDCGTLRGLVATAIKNNEDVVETLYERILGRTTVHDIFHPLTGKLIVAAGDEITEEIASEIEESPIEQVEIRSVLTCESRKGVCAKCYGRNLSTSRMVQIGEAVGVIAAQSIGEPGTQLTLRTFHVGGTAGNLATDSKVIARYDGRIEIDELRTVQKVDGEGKNVDVVIGRLAEMRIVDKNTSITLYTHAIPYGSILYMKDGDEVTKGDLVVEWDPYNAVIISEFTGKIAFDNVQEGITYREESDEQTGYREKVITESRDKTKNPGIKIVSDAGEEYKSYNLPVGAHIVVENDNPVKAGDILVKIPRAVGKAGDITGGLPRVTELFEARNPSNPAVVSEIDGEVSLGKIKRGNREIVVTSKLGEVKKYLVPLSRQILVQENDYVRAGIPLSDGATTPSDILAIQGPTKVQEYIVNEVQEVYRLQGVKINDKHFEVIVRQMMRKVEIVDAGDTKFLEKQIADKWDFMTENDWIYDKKVVIDSGDSKNVKAGQIITARKLRDENSILKRKDLKLIEARDAIPATSNQIMQGITRAALQTGSFMSAASFQETTKVLNEAAIHGKIDYLEGMKENVICGKLIPAGTGLRQFDRLVVGSMDDYQGLMRSKSHDDITEE, encoded by the coding sequence ATGTCATTCAGAAGAGAGAATAAGGTTAAAACCAACTTCACCAAAATCTCTATTGGACTAGCCTCTCCGGAAGAGATCCTCGAGCGCTCTAGTGGCGAGGTTTTGAAGCCTGAGACAATCAACTACCGTACATATAAGCCTGAGCGTGACGGACTTTTCTGCGAGCGCATTTTTGGTCCTGTAAAGGATTACGAGTGCCACTGCGGTAAGTACAAGCGTATTCGCTACAAGGGTATTGTTTGCGATAGATGTGGGGTTGAAGTTACCGAGAAGAAAGTTCGCCGTGAGCGTATGGGACACATCTCGTTGGTGGTTCCTGTTGCTCATATTTGGTACTTCCGTACTCTTCCTAATAAAATTGGTTACCTTCTTGGTATTCCTTCAAAGAAACTTGATGCTGTTGTATACTACGAACGTTATGTAGTAATTCAGGCAGGTATTAAGGCTGTTGACGGGATCAAAGAGATGGACCAACTTTCTGAAGAAGAATATCTAGATATTCTAGATACGCTTCCAAAAGAAAACCAGTATCTTGATGATAGCGATCCAAACAAGTTCATTGCAGGGATGGGTGCTGAGGCGCTTTACCAACTGCTTGAACGTACTGAGTTGGATGATTTATCATACTCGTTACGACACAAGGCAAATACAGAAACTTCTCAGCAACGTAAGAGTGAGGCACTAAAGCGTCTTAATGTTGTTGAAGCTTTTAGAGAATCAAAGGGCATCAATCGTCCTGAATGGATGATTCTAAAGGTGGTTCCTGTAATTCCTCCAGAACTACGTCCGCTTGTGCCCTTGGATGGTGGTCGCTTTGCAACATCTGACCTTAACGACCTTTACAGACGTGTTATTATCCGTAACAATCGTCTGAAAAGATTGATAGAAATTAAGGCTCCTGAGGTAATTCTTCGCAACGAAAAGCGTATGCTTCAAGAGGCTGTTGACTCTCTATTCGATAACTCTCGTAAGTCGAATGCGGTTAAGACAGAAGCTAACCGTCCATTGAAGTCGCTTTCTGATTCGCTAAAGGGTAAACAAGGACGTTTCCGTCAGAACTTGCTCGGTAAGCGTGTCGATTATTCGGCTCGTTCGGTTATTGTCGGCGGTCCTGAACTTAAGATGCACGAATGTGGTATTCCTAAGGACATGGCTGCTGAACTTTACAAGCCATTCGTTATTCGTAAGCTTATCGAGCGTGGTATTGTAAAGACCGTTAAGTCTGCTAAAAAGATTGTTGACCGTAAGGATCCGGTTGTTTGGGATATTCTTGAAAATGTTATCAAGGGGCATCCTATAATGCTAAACCGTGCACCAACCCTTCACCGTTTGGGTATCCAGGCATTCCAGCCAAAGCTTATAGAAGGAAAAGCAATTCAGCTGCACCCACTTTCATGTACCGCATTCAACGCGGACTTCGATGGTGACCAGATGGCGGTTCACCTTCCTCTAGGCAACGCTGCAATTCTTGAGGCCCAAATTCTAATGTTGGGTGCTCACAATATCCTTAACCCTGCTAATGGCGCACCTATCACCGTACCATCTCAGGACATGGTTCTTGGTTTGTACTACATTACCAAGGAGCGTAAGGGGGCAAAGGGTGAAGGAACTATTTTCTATAGCCCTGAAGAGGTGATTATTGCCTATAACGAAAAGGCTGTAGAACTTCACGCAATAATTAAGGTTAACTACCCACAATACGATGCTGATGGCAATGTTATTGGTCATGAGCTAATCGATACTACTGTTGGTAGGGTGATCTTTAACCAAAATGTACCTTACGAAATGGGCTTTATCGACGAGTTGGCTACTAAAAAGTCGCTTAGAGATACTATTTCGCAGGTATTCAAGAAGTGCGGTACTGCAAAAACGGCTAAGTTCCTCGATGATATCAAGGACCTTGGTTATGGGATGGCATTCCGTGGTGGTCTATCGTTTAATCTTGACGACGTGCTTATTCCAAAGGAAAAGCAGGAACTCATTCGCGATGGATATGCTCAGGTTGATGAGGTGGTTGCCAACTATAACATGGGTTTCATTACCAACAACGAGCGCTACAACCAGATTATCGACATCTGGACACATACCAACGCCAAGATTACCCAGATTCTGCTAAAGCAGCTTAAGGAAGACCGTCAAGGCTTCAACTCTGTTTACATGATGCTTGACTCTGGGGCTCGTGGATCTAAGGAGCAGATTCGTCAGCTTTCGGGTATGCGTGGTCTGATGGCGAAGCCTCAGAAATCTGGTGCCGAAGGAGGTCAGATTATCGAAAACCCAATTCTTGCAAACTTTAAGGAGGGGCTATCGGTACTTGAATACTTTATTTCTACCCACGGTGCTCGTAAGGGTCTTGCGGATACCGCGCTTAAGACGGCTGATGCGGGTTACCTAACTCGTCGTCTGGTTGACGTATCGCATGACGTAATTATCTCTGAAGTAGACTGTGGAACGCTTCGTGGTCTTGTTGCAACTGCAATCAAGAATAACGAGGATGTTGTTGAGACGCTTTATGAAAGAATTCTTGGACGTACTACCGTTCATGATATATTCCATCCGCTCACGGGTAAGCTAATTGTTGCTGCTGGTGATGAGATAACCGAGGAGATTGCTTCTGAAATTGAAGAATCACCAATCGAACAGGTTGAAATTCGTTCGGTACTTACCTGCGAATCGCGTAAGGGAGTATGTGCGAAGTGCTACGGGCGTAACCTTTCGACTAGCCGAATGGTTCAGATCGGAGAGGCTGTTGGTGTAATTGCTGCACAGTCAATCGGAGAGCCCGGTACGCAGCTTACCCTTCGTACCTTCCACGTGGGTGGTACTGCAGGTAACCTTGCTACAGACTCTAAGGTTATTGCTCGCTACGATGGTCGCATCGAAATCGATGAGCTTCGTACCGTTCAAAAGGTGGATGGCGAAGGTAAAAATGTTGACGTTGTTATTGGTCGTTTGGCTGAAATGCGCATCGTTGACAAGAATACCAGCATAACTCTTTACACTCACGCAATTCCATACGGTTCTATCCTTTACATGAAGGATGGTGATGAAGTGACAAAGGGTGATCTAGTAGTTGAGTGGGATCCATATAACGCGGTTATAATTTCGGAGTTTACTGGTAAGATTGCCTTTGATAATGTTCAGGAGGGTATTACCTACCGCGAAGAGTCTGACGAGCAAACCGGATACCGCGAGAAGGTGATCACTGAATCGCGCGATAAGACGAAGAACCCAGGCATTAAGATTGTTTCTGATGCTGGAGAAGAGTACAAATCGTATAACCTACCAGTTGGCGCGCACATTGTTGTAGAAAACGACAATCCTGTTAAGGCTGGTGATATTCTGGTTAAGATTCCTCGTGCAGTTGGTAAGGCAGGTGACATCACCGGAGGTCTTCCTCGTGTAACCGAGCTCTTCGAGGCACGTAATCCTTCGAACCCTGCTGTGGTTTCGGAAATTGACGGTGAAGTATCTCTTGGCAAGATCAAGCGTGGTAACCGCGAGATTGTGGTAACCTCGAAGCTTGGCGAAGTGAAGAAGTACCTTGTGCCACTTTCACGTCAGATCCTTGTTCAGGAGAACGACTACGTTCGTGCCGGAATTCCGCTTTCTGATGGTGCAACTACCCCAAGCGACATCCTTGCCATCCAAGGTCCAACCAAGGTTCAGGAGTATATCGTTAATGAGGTTCAGGAAGTGTACCGCCTGCAGGGTGTAAAAATTAACGACAAGCACTTTGAGGTTATCGTTCGTCAGATGATGCGCAAGGTGGAAATCGTTGATGCTGGGGATACCAAGTTCCTTGAAAAGCAAATTGCGGATAAGTGGGACTTCATGACCGAAAACGACTGGATCTATGACAAGAAGGTTGTTATTGATTCCGGCGATTCGAAGAATGTTAAGGCAGGACAGATCATCACGGCTCGTAAGCTTAGGGATGAGAACTCCATCCTTAAGCGTAAGGACCTTAAGCTTATTGAGGCTCGCGACGCAATTCCCGCAACATCGAACCAGATTATGCAAGGTATTACCCGTGCTGCGCTTCAAACCGGCAGTTTCATGTCGGCAGCATCCTTCCAGGAAACGACGAAGGTGCTTAACGAAGCCGCTATCCACGGTAAGATCGACTACCTAGAGGGCATGAAGGAGAACGTAATCTGCGGAAAGTTAATCCCCGCAGGTACAGGTCTTCGCCAGTTTGACAGGCTAGTGGTTGGCTCTATGGATGACTACCAGGGCCTGATGAGATCGAAATCGCACGACGATATTACCGAAGAGTAA
- the rpoB gene encoding DNA-directed RNA polymerase subunit beta, producing MSLNKNSQRISFSSTKHQLSYPDFLEIQLQSFRDFFQMETTPENRKNEGLYKVFMENFPITDTRNNFVLEFIDYFIDPPRYALDECLERGLTYSVPLKAKLKLYCTDPEHEDFDTVIQDVYLGTVPYMTPKGTFVINGAERVVVSQLHRSPGVFFGQSVHANGTKLYSARVIPFKGSWIEFATDINSVMYAYIDRKKKLPVTTLLRAIGYETDRDILEIFDLADEIKVSKVNLKKFIGRKLAARVLKSWIEDFVDEDTGEVVSIERNEVIIDRDVVLENDHIDEILESGAKTILLHKDEGINADFSIINNTLQKDPCNSEKEAVVYIYRQLRNSEPPDEATARDVIDKLFFSDKRYDLGEVGRYRINKKLNLNIDSDTKVLTKEDIINIIKYLIQLINSKTDVDDIDHLSNRRVRTVGEQLANQFSVGLARMARTIRERMNVRDNEVFTPVDLINAKTLSSVINSFFGTNQLSQFMDQTNPLAEMTHKRRLSALGPGGLSRERAGFEVRDVHYTHYGRLCPIETPEGPNIGLISSLCVFAKINHLGFIETPYHKVVEGKVDFETEGLVYLSAEEEAGKIIAQASVPLNEDGTFATNRIKSRMEGDFPIAEPEQVKLMDVAPNQIASIAASLIPFLEHDDANRALMGSNMMRQAVPLLQPDAPIVGTGLEGEVVRDSRTQIVAEADGVIEYVDAAEIHLRYDMTEEERYVSFDPEIKVYKLPKYLKTNQSTSVNLRPIVEKGQRVVKGEILTDGYSTENGDLALGRNLKVAFMPWKGYNFEDGIVISERLVREDIFTSVHVDEYIMEVRDTKRGLEELTSDIPNVSEEATRNLDENGMIRIGATVEPGDILIGKITPKGESDPTPEEKLLRAIFGDKAGDVKDASLKASPSLRGVVIDKKLFSRSLKDKKGKVSEKVLLQKVDDEFEKKTNNLKVKLVDKLFNLVNGKTSQGVQDYYGTELVGKGVKFTQKVLVELDYLSVNPNKWTTDKDKNNIIKNLINNYIVKFKELDAEAKRKKFNISIGDELPTGIVQLAKVYIAKKRKIRVGDKMAGRHGNKGIVAKVVRDEDMPFLEDGTIVDIILNPLGVPSRMNLGQIYETVLAWAGRELGVKFATPIFDGAELDQIGEYTDKAGVPRNGKSYLYDGGTGDRFDQPATVGIIYMLKLGHMVDDKMHARSIGPYSLITQQPLGGKAQFGGQRFGEMEVWALEAFGASNILQEILTIKSDDVMGRAKAYEAIVKGEPMPAAGIPESLNVLLHELRGLGLSVNLE from the coding sequence ATGTCTCTAAACAAAAACAGCCAGCGAATCAGCTTTTCATCAACGAAACATCAGCTATCATACCCTGATTTTCTTGAGATACAGCTTCAATCATTCAGGGATTTCTTTCAAATGGAAACCACGCCCGAAAATAGAAAAAATGAAGGGCTCTACAAGGTTTTCATGGAAAATTTCCCTATTACAGATACCCGAAATAACTTCGTTTTAGAGTTTATCGACTATTTCATTGACCCACCACGCTATGCGTTGGATGAGTGTCTTGAAAGGGGCTTAACTTATAGCGTTCCGCTAAAAGCTAAGCTAAAGTTGTATTGTACAGACCCTGAACACGAAGACTTTGATACCGTGATTCAGGATGTCTATCTGGGTACCGTTCCTTACATGACTCCTAAGGGAACATTCGTTATCAACGGTGCCGAGCGCGTTGTAGTATCTCAGCTTCACCGCTCACCAGGCGTGTTCTTTGGGCAAAGCGTACACGCAAATGGAACAAAACTATATTCTGCCCGTGTAATCCCTTTCAAAGGATCGTGGATTGAATTTGCTACTGATATTAATAGCGTGATGTACGCCTATATCGACCGTAAGAAGAAGTTGCCTGTAACGACTCTTCTTCGTGCGATTGGCTACGAAACGGATCGCGATATTCTTGAAATCTTTGATCTCGCTGATGAAATCAAGGTTTCTAAAGTAAATCTGAAAAAGTTTATTGGTCGAAAGCTGGCTGCTCGTGTGCTTAAATCGTGGATTGAGGACTTCGTTGATGAAGATACTGGAGAAGTTGTATCGATTGAGCGTAACGAGGTAATTATCGACCGTGACGTTGTTTTAGAGAACGATCATATTGATGAAATTCTTGAGTCGGGAGCAAAGACTATCCTCCTTCACAAGGACGAGGGTATAAATGCCGATTTCTCGATCATCAATAATACCCTTCAAAAGGATCCTTGTAATTCCGAAAAAGAGGCAGTGGTGTATATCTATAGGCAACTTAGAAATTCTGAGCCACCAGATGAAGCTACTGCTCGTGATGTTATTGACAAGTTGTTCTTCTCCGATAAGCGCTATGACTTGGGAGAGGTTGGACGTTACCGTATCAACAAAAAGCTTAATCTTAACATCGACTCGGATACTAAGGTGTTGACTAAAGAAGATATTATCAACATTATTAAATATCTTATCCAGCTTATTAACTCAAAGACTGACGTTGATGATATTGACCATTTGTCGAATCGCCGCGTGAGAACTGTAGGAGAACAGCTGGCTAATCAGTTTAGTGTTGGTTTAGCTCGTATGGCTCGTACAATTCGTGAGCGTATGAACGTACGCGATAATGAGGTATTTACGCCAGTCGATCTGATTAATGCTAAAACGCTATCTAGCGTTATTAACTCGTTCTTTGGAACAAACCAGTTATCTCAGTTCATGGATCAAACCAATCCTCTTGCGGAGATGACTCATAAACGCCGTCTTTCGGCGTTAGGACCTGGAGGTCTTTCGCGTGAGCGTGCTGGATTCGAGGTTCGTGACGTACACTACACGCACTACGGGCGTTTGTGTCCTATCGAAACTCCTGAAGGTCCAAATATCGGACTTATTTCTTCGCTTTGCGTTTTTGCAAAGATCAACCATCTTGGATTCATAGAAACTCCTTATCATAAGGTTGTAGAAGGGAAGGTTGACTTTGAAACCGAAGGCCTTGTATACCTCTCTGCAGAAGAGGAAGCTGGAAAGATTATTGCGCAGGCAAGTGTTCCATTGAATGAAGATGGTACGTTTGCTACCAATCGCATTAAATCGCGTATGGAAGGCGACTTTCCAATCGCTGAACCAGAGCAGGTGAAACTGATGGATGTTGCTCCAAATCAGATTGCTTCGATTGCTGCATCGCTTATTCCGTTCCTTGAGCATGATGACGCAAACCGTGCGTTGATGGGATCTAACATGATGCGTCAGGCTGTGCCACTTCTTCAGCCTGATGCTCCTATTGTAGGAACTGGTTTGGAAGGCGAAGTTGTGCGCGATAGCCGTACGCAAATTGTGGCAGAAGCAGATGGTGTTATTGAATACGTAGATGCTGCTGAAATACATCTGCGCTACGATATGACCGAGGAAGAACGTTATGTGAGTTTCGATCCCGAGATTAAAGTTTACAAACTTCCAAAGTATCTTAAGACCAACCAGAGTACCTCTGTCAACCTTCGTCCGATTGTAGAAAAGGGGCAAAGGGTTGTAAAGGGAGAAATTCTAACAGACGGTTATTCTACCGAAAATGGAGATTTGGCTCTTGGTCGAAACCTTAAGGTGGCGTTCATGCCATGGAAGGGGTATAACTTTGAGGACGGTATTGTAATCTCTGAAAGGCTTGTTCGTGAGGATATCTTTACTTCTGTTCATGTTGATGAATATATTATGGAGGTTCGTGATACCAAGCGCGGATTGGAAGAACTTACTTCTGATATTCCTAATGTAAGTGAAGAAGCAACACGTAACCTTGACGAAAACGGTATGATCCGTATTGGAGCAACCGTTGAGCCTGGTGATATTCTTATTGGTAAAATTACGCCAAAGGGTGAATCTGATCCCACTCCTGAAGAGAAACTGCTACGTGCAATTTTCGGCGATAAAGCAGGAGATGTGAAGGATGCTTCGCTAAAGGCATCTCCATCTTTGCGTGGTGTAGTAATAGATAAGAAACTGTTCTCTCGTTCTCTTAAGGACAAGAAGGGAAAAGTCAGCGAAAAGGTACTTCTGCAAAAGGTTGATGATGAGTTCGAAAAGAAGACTAACAACCTTAAGGTAAAACTTGTCGATAAGTTGTTCAATCTTGTTAATGGTAAAACTTCTCAGGGAGTTCAGGATTATTACGGAACTGAACTTGTTGGTAAGGGGGTTAAGTTTACCCAAAAGGTACTTGTTGAACTCGATTACCTAAGCGTAAATCCGAATAAGTGGACAACAGATAAGGATAAGAATAATATAATCAAGAACCTGATTAATAACTATATTGTTAAATTCAAGGAACTTGATGCAGAAGCAAAGAGAAAGAAGTTCAACATCTCTATTGGGGATGAACTTCCAACAGGAATTGTTCAACTTGCTAAGGTTTATATTGCCAAGAAGCGTAAGATTCGAGTAGGGGACAAGATGGCAGGTAGACACGGTAACAAGGGTATTGTTGCCAAAGTTGTACGTGACGAGGATATGCCATTCCTAGAGGACGGAACAATTGTTGATATTATTCTTAACCCTCTTGGTGTACCATCTCGTATGAACCTTGGTCAGATATACGAAACCGTATTAGCTTGGGCAGGTAGAGAACTTGGTGTTAAGTTTGCAACTCCAATTTTTGATGGTGCTGAACTCGATCAAATTGGCGAGTATACCGATAAGGCAGGCGTTCCTCGTAACGGTAAGTCATACCTTTATGATGGAGGTACTGGTGATCGCTTTGACCAACCTGCAACTGTAGGTATCATTTACATGCTGAAACTTGGTCACATGGTTGACGATAAGATGCACGCGCGTTCTATTGGACCATACTCGCTTATCACTCAGCAGCCACTTGGAGGTAAAGCACAGTTTGGTGGTCAACGTTTCGGGGAAATGGAAGTTTGGGCACTTGAAGCATTCGGTGCGTCGAACATCCTCCAAGAAATTCTTACCATTAAATCTGACGACGTTATGGGGCGTGCTAAAGCTTACGAAGCAATCGTTAAGGGTGAGCCGATGCCAGCTGCTGGTATTCCAGAATCGCTTAATGTGCTTCTTCACGAGCTTCGCGGCTTAGGATTGAGCGTTAACCTTGAGTAA
- the rplL gene encoding 50S ribosomal protein L7/L12: MADLKKFAEELVNLSVKEVNELAKILKDEYGIEPAAAAVAVAAAPAAGEAAAAEKTQFDVILKSAGGAKLQVVKVVKEMTGLGLKEAKDLVDGAPKAVKEKVSKEEAESIKAQLEEAGAEVEVK; the protein is encoded by the coding sequence ATGGCAGATCTTAAGAAATTTGCAGAAGAATTGGTTAATTTATCTGTAAAGGAAGTTAACGAATTAGCTAAGATTCTCAAGGACGAGTACGGCATCGAGCCTGCTGCTGCTGCAGTTGCTGTAGCTGCTGCACCTGCTGCTGGAGAAGCCGCTGCTGCTGAAAAAACTCAATTTGACGTTATCTTGAAGTCAGCCGGTGGTGCTAAACTTCAAGTAGTGAAGGTTGTTAAGGAAATGACTGGTCTTGGTCTTAAAGAAGCAAAAGACCTAGTTGACGGCGCTCCTAAGGCAGTTAAGGAAAAAGTTTCTAAGGAAGAAGCAGAATCAATTAAAGCACAACTTGAAGAGGCTGGAGCTGAAGTTGAAGTTAAATAG
- the rplJ gene encoding 50S ribosomal protein L10 encodes MRREEKNVIINGLAEQLKNSPHFYLTDISGLNAEDTAALRRQCFEKEITLIVVKNTLLRKALEQIEFQGTELFDVLKGSTSIMLTEKNNVPAKLIKEFSKKNKLQKPVLKGAFVEDTAYIGEASLEELVNIKSKEELIGDIISLLQSPAKNVISALQSGGNILSGVVKTLSEREE; translated from the coding sequence ATGAGAAGGGAAGAGAAAAACGTTATTATCAATGGTTTAGCCGAGCAACTCAAGAATTCTCCTCATTTTTACCTAACTGATATTTCAGGTTTAAATGCGGAAGACACCGCAGCACTAAGAAGACAATGCTTTGAGAAAGAGATTACCCTTATCGTTGTAAAGAACACTTTACTTCGTAAGGCGCTCGAGCAAATCGAATTTCAAGGCACTGAGTTGTTCGACGTGCTTAAGGGGTCCACTTCGATTATGCTAACCGAAAAGAACAATGTTCCTGCTAAACTAATTAAAGAGTTTAGTAAGAAGAATAAGCTTCAAAAGCCAGTTCTTAAAGGTGCATTCGTAGAGGATACCGCTTATATCGGTGAAGCAAGCCTAGAAGAACTTGTTAACATCAAGTCTAAGGAAGAGCTTATCGGCGATATCATCAGCCTATTGCAATCTCCAGCGAAGAACGTTATATCTGCGCTGCAATCGGGCGGAAATATTTTATCGGGTGTTGTTAAGACCCTATCTGAGAGAGAAGAATAG
- the rplA gene encoding 50S ribosomal protein L1, translating into MSKLTKNRKLALSKVEPGKVYKLSEAAELLKELSFTKFDASVDIDVRLGVDPRKANQMVRGVVTLPHGTGKQTRVLVLCTPDKEQEATEAGADYVGLDEYIDKIKGGWTDVDVIITMPSVMAKVGALGRILGPRGLMPNPKTGTVTMEVGKAVKEVKSGKIDFKVDKFGIVHTSVGKLSFEPNKLVDNAHEFLNTIIKLKPSAAKGTYMKSIYLSSTMSPGLQIDPRSINE; encoded by the coding sequence ATGAGTAAACTTACCAAAAATAGGAAGCTAGCTTTATCGAAGGTTGAGCCAGGCAAGGTTTACAAGTTATCGGAAGCTGCAGAATTGCTAAAGGAACTATCCTTTACCAAGTTCGATGCTTCAGTAGATATCGACGTACGCCTTGGTGTAGATCCTCGCAAAGCTAACCAGATGGTTAGAGGCGTTGTGACCCTACCTCATGGTACCGGTAAGCAGACCCGCGTATTAGTACTCTGCACCCCTGATAAGGAGCAAGAAGCCACTGAGGCTGGAGCCGATTATGTAGGTCTTGACGAATACATCGACAAGATCAAGGGGGGATGGACCGATGTTGACGTGATCATCACTATGCCTAGCGTAATGGCTAAGGTGGGTGCTCTTGGTCGTATCCTTGGTCCTCGTGGTCTGATGCCCAACCCTAAGACCGGAACTGTTACCATGGAAGTGGGAAAAGCAGTGAAGGAAGTTAAGAGCGGTAAGATCGATTTCAAGGTAGATAAGTTTGGTATTGTTCATACCTCAGTAGGTAAGTTGTCTTTCGAGCCTAATAAGCTTGTTGACAATGCGCACGAGTTCTTGAACACAATTATCAAACTTAAGCCTTCTGCTGCGAAGGGTACTTATATGAAGAGTATTTACCTTTCTTCGACAATGAGCCCCGGCTTACAAATTGATCCTAGATCAATTAACGAGTAA